The Methylocella tundrae genome contains the following window.
CAGGGGTTCGCTATCGCCGCCCTTTGAATAACGCTCGAAGAGGTTCACGGCGTCTTTGTGCGCGGAGATCTGATCGTCGATATATGTCTTTGCAAAGTCTGCGCCGCTCAAGGATCTCAGCTTGTCGAGCTTCTTTTGATGAGAGTCGTCGATGGCCGATGGAAGAGCGGCCTTGACCGAACCATTCCGGACGAGGGAATTTAGCTCATTCGACGTTTTGGTGTGATCGGAGATCATTCGGTCGGCGAATGTTGCGGTTGCGCCTTGCGCCTTCTGCTTCGCGAGTTCGCTCGATTGAATCTCGAACATGTCGCTGCGCGCAACTTCGTTGACGAAATCGGCTGTCGTCGGGCTAACGCCCAACACTTCATTAACTCCCGTCTTCTCCGCCAGCGTCTCCGCCGACGCGGCCCCGCCAAGCAACAGAGCCACAGCTCCTGCAAGGC
Protein-coding sequences here:
- a CDS encoding DUF4142 domain-containing protein, whose amino-acid sequence is MKRTISIGLAGAVALLLGGAASAETLAEKTGVNEVLGVSPTTADFVNEVARSDMFEIQSSELAKQKAQGATATFADRMISDHTKTSNELNSLVRNGSVKAALPSAIDDSHQKKLDKLRSLSGADFAKTYIDDQISAHKDAVNLFERYSKGGDSEPLKQWAAKTLPTLKEHLKMAQDLNRNRVASP